One Vicia villosa cultivar HV-30 ecotype Madison, WI linkage group LG5, Vvil1.0, whole genome shotgun sequence genomic window, GCATCAAAAAACTCGTGTGCAATGATAATTGTCGGCGCTGGAGCACAAGAAATCGAGTAACTTGGTGAGAGAAGGGAAATATTCAAATATAGTACAATAAGATATTTTATGTTACTGCGTGACAGAAAACAAACTTATATAGTTTATATAACAAGTCAAACTTTGTATTTTATGTTGAAAAGCCTATTTTCACTGGAAAAACAACACATACATCCTGAAGGAACCTGCTCGAGTGTAGCATGCCATGACACAGGAGTGCCAACCAACGTGCTTACAGTTCTTTTATCTGTATCCTCATCTGCATTCTCTTCATCAACACATTTCAAATTCTTGTGCTGAAGACTTTTTAGAGCAGGACTACACTCCACCAGGTGTACGTGTAAGGACTCGGTGAAGTTCTTAAATTTCGAAGCACcctataacaaattaaaatactttGTTTAACCATAATAATAACAAGCCAGCATTTAAATGTTCAATAAGAATAATCTAAACAAAAAGGTCAAAACATTGAAATTGAAATTCAAGTACTGAATCATATCAATGCTGTGGTTTCAATTTCATTATTCATACTCGAAGAAGATCAGCCATAAGAGTTCCTCGTCCCGGTCCCAGCTCAACTAGATTTACTCTTTCGGGTCGACCCATTTGCTCCCACAGACACATCACCCATACACCAACCATCTAAATTCACACAAAACAACAAATTAGATTCCTTCAGTGATTGCAAACACAGTTCACAGATTAATGAAAGTGACAATTCATTGGAGAATAATTGAGGAAGCAAGCTAACCTCACCAAACATCTGGCTGACTTCAGGGGATGTGATAAAATCACCTTCAGCTCCAAAAACATCTCGATTGATATAGTATCCAGCTTTAGGATTTGTCAAAACTTCTGACATATACTCACCTAATGAGATAGGACCTCCACGAAActgagaaaaaaaatcaaatttttgtgACCCAAGTAGGAAAAGGGgataaaaaaaccaatttttctgatgttgaaaataaaattagGGTGTATTTAAGTGAGGGGAACCTTGATAATTCCTTTGAGGTGCTTGAGGAGTTCAGAATCGGAAGTGGGTTGGTGAGAATGTTctggaaaaaggaagaaaaatgagagattgaagaagaaagaaagggaaaaaaaagaaaaatggagtGAGTAGAGTGTCAGTACCAGGTGGGTTGTGAAGGGAAGAACGATCGATGGAGAttgtagaagaagagtaatggcaTGGTGAGATTGATGAGTAGCCATTGGCGATAGAGCGATGAAATTTGCGAGATTGTTGAATAACTCTTCGAAGCATTTttcttccctcttttttttttctctctgtaGTAGTGATTGTAACTTGTAAGCACTTCTAACAATAATAACTTTATTTTCACCCTAATTCCATGAgatttactttttcttttttttttgttaactaAGCTCTAATGATTAATAAATTACCTTAAATAACTAATGTGAGAGAATTTGAGTTTAAATATTGAAAGGAATTATAAAGACTTAAGCTCAATACAATTAGTCCTATGTGACTCTCCATAAGACAACAATACCTAAATAACTAACTATTATGATAATTGACTAAAGCTAACAGCATAACTGATTTAACTGAAAAACAAAACAGACAGTTATCAGTTATTATTATGTCATTACTTATGTAGATTAAAAAGATCAAGAAacttattgaaaatgaaaatttCAAGAAACTTATCTCATACAAAAGCTTCTAAATAAGAATTGCTACCAACAAGAGTTTCAAAGAAAAAGAAGTTGCTGATAGTGGAGTTGTAAAGAAGAAAGAGTTTATCATAATCATGAAAGTGAAACACTGTTTGTGCAATAAAGTTACTAGAAAATTAGATGGTAATATCGATCAAGAAGTGAAGATGATTTTGTCAAATTGGAGACGCGTGAAGATACAACACCAGAGGAAAATCGCTCGACTCCAACTTGAGCTAATCGAAAACACAGCTGGTTTTAACGACAACATGGATGGTATGTATGATTTTTACAAGCTAATTGGGCGTTCAATGTATTATCCTACTTATACAAGGTTGCGATGTTTTGGTGGTTACGCTAAATTTATGGAAGAACGGTTTCTTTCTGGCAAGTGATTACAAACTAGAGTCCATTAAGATGAAGTGAGAGGACAAGGATTAATCAATATTTGCTCTCTATTTTGATTCATTATTTGTCTTTTCTGCAACTTATGAACCATCTTGATTGATCCTTTACAACATATCCTTTTTGTTACGGGTATGAATAACTATGTAATTTTGATTCATTCTTTGTCTTTTGTTAGGAAACAAATGTAGTTACTTATAGAAGTGAAATCTTGCTCTCTATTTTGATTCATTATTTATCATTTCTACTTTACCACTCTCAAAGTActctctattttatttgatatagTTACTTAGAGAAGTGATATCTTTATCAAATAAATATGTGACAAGCATGCTACATAAATGCAAGTTAATTGGTATCTACAAAAACATTGATATGTAGTTTGAATTAAAATTGGACAttctttacttttctgcttatttattattaaatgacTTTAGTGTATTTGAGATAGAAGAATGGTAAAATATGTAATCTAAGTGTGGTTGAGAGAGTGTGATTAGCTAATATAGAGATCAGCCATGTTgtgtgtcaacacttagttacaCCAAATGCTTacacatgcatcatgatatttatacggtgaacaagtAACATTAAAGCGTAGGTGTACGAATTTTGcgtcaaaataatatttttctttaaagaTATACACAGTCACCAAATAGCATACACTATTTTTGAAACAATACAAACAAGGAAACTACATGACTGACATTTACTTATGAGAGCTTCTTTCACACACTTCCCCCTCCACCAATTTTTTAAAAACCAACCTTTACAGATTTATCAATCCAGACAAGAAAAAACATGGTTTTGGTTTCCTTAAATCCATATGAATAAATCCAAAGGGAAAAACCGGTGTTATTCGCAGCATCTTAAAAATATCCAACTAGGTTTCAAATTAGTGGGACGCGGACAAAGTATTGCCATTGCCCCAGGCAAAAGAGAAATTTCATAGAACAGGACGGCAAAGACAACAAACAGCTTAATTAATCAATGAAAATATGAACTATATTATTTCAGGCGCAACGATTTGGCAAATTATCACTAGAAAAAAATGATCAAAATGATGTACATATTTTTCTGCATCCACCATATTTCATCATAGGTACaaagaaaaatcaaacaaaagaagaagagatgtAGACACATCAGCCTGAAGAGAGACTGCAAGAGCAGAGTTTCTAAGTAtgatcatttaagagatatgaagtTGACTCACAAGTTCAACCAAGTAGTAAATAACTAGCACCTTCTCTGAATCATAAATTCAGTTTACACAAACAAACAATCCTTAACGGAAGAGAGATGGAGAAAAGAAATTTTCTGACGAGGAAATGTGCTACTATGAAATAGATGTTTCTTAAACTAGCCTCTTTTTCAGTTCTAGGATATCTAATTCACACAGGTGTAGGTGTTTTGGCCCTGCACATGAAAAACATGTTTATCTGTGCTAAGCTGTGCAGCAGCAATCCAACATCATGATAATCCATCAAACAAATGTAACCAAACAAGCAATTCTATATCCAAATGATGCCTATTTAACTCTAAAAACTACAAAACCAGATCCCCTCTTCTTGAACATGTCTAAACTAGAATATCATGTATACTATGAACCCTCAAGTAGCAAATCTGTTTTCCAGCAGCCTAATGGCCAAATGCACTAAGATTCCTCATCGCATCCAACTACAGACAAATTTTTTTATTCGCATCATGTTACATCTCCAATTGAAACATTCAAAACATGTTATATTTCCATCACAGACATGCTCCTCTGCGATTGTTTATAATAGTATAGACATTAATCACATCTTCTCGTGAAAAAAGGTTCACAATGATACTTGTGGTCTATCAAAGTCTAGTCTGCCTCCCTTGACATAACTTAATATAATCTATTGATGCCTTTGAAGCATAAAAGAATCAATATAAGTTAAGCCTGCATGGTCTCTTCTTTTCATAACATGATACATGATACATGTGCAACAAGAATGATCCATTTCATAAAACAAAAGATGAAACTTCATTTCTTTCACTTCACTTCGAAGATTTTACATTCAAGTAATTACTTAGTATATATGACCTAAAAGTCATATTCCATTCCATATCAGTAACTTCACATGACAATCAGTGGCTTTTATGTATGCATAATACATGCATAAGAAGGACTTCAAGGAGTCATTGACAAATGCATAAAGAAAAAAGGACAGCTATTATATTGAAGCACTTGTTACTACTGTACTGAAAACTGATGGTTTGCTTTTGTTGCTTTTCAAGGGGATATGTATTTTTATGTATATTTCCAATATTCAGAGAACTTGTTTTATATGAGAAAACAATTCTTAACATCTTTCTAACACTATACTCATTTCATAATTCCCCATGAACTTCAAATAGAACAATTACTAATCAGACCATACAGACAGTGAAGCACTAGAACTAGAGGGTGAGTTTGTGTTCATCTTTGTCTCAAATCCCTGTGACCAAACTTATGCACTTCTATGCAATCCAAATCAATACAACACCAGCGAAATTCTGAGCTAGCATTGAAAATCTAGAAGACTGGTACCATAGTAAAAGACCAGCTGAACATGGTAATTTAACCCATAGACTCATTGTTACTTCTTAGAGAGGCTCCAAAAATGTCTAATTCAGTTCAACTTTCAAAAGTCATAAGCCAATAAAAAACAGATACTTCCCCAAATACAAACTAGGGCATACAATTCTTTGAAAATACTTCTTcctgattttaaaaataaacgcAAGGAACTTTCTACTGCGAAAACAAACAAAGTCTTGATACTCAGTTAGCGTAAATAACTTTAAAAGGCAAGGCATCAATTAattcaacaaaaaatatatatacctaTCACAATATATCCaatgtttgtttttaaaaaatacaaagtgaGACAAACCAGTGATCCACAACAAGTATACCTCTAAACACTGAAAAACTTGAGCTAACAGTCCCTTAAAACAAAGTTTCAAGAAAATTATATCATTAAATCTGTATAAAAACAACGGTACAGCCTCATGCGCGTAAAATCTCAAAGCTGTTCGAGGCATAAGGGGCTGCCAATTTATGCTATTGGACAGAAGCAGCAACTTAAAACTCAATAAACAAATAGCAATCTGTACCAAATAGAACTAACAACGAACGATTCCATAACCTTCAGATACAAACCTAGCCATGTCTCCTCAGCTACCATAATGATGACTCCTCGCAGCAATAGTAGCAACCTGAGCCTGCAACTGAGCAGCTCTAACTTTAGCAGCCGTAGCCCGGTGAAAGAACTGCTCCCTCGACAACACCCTCACACTCCTCAAGTACTGATCAAACGGCACAGCTCCCACCTGAACACCCTTATCCAACGCATAAAGAGTATCTTCAATAGCCAAATCAGCAGCAGTACAATCAAGCATCTGTTTAGAAAGCACATCCACACACTCAAAAGCATCCTCCACATTCTCCAAACTCTCCAACTTCTTCCCTTGATTATCCCTCAACCAACCCTCTAAAACATCAGTATTCATCAAAACCATCTGAAGTTGCTGCTCCAAACCCTCCATCTCCTCTCGCATTTCCCTCACACCTTTATCCAGAACCTCCTCCCGCTGCTTCAAAACCCCTTGCAAACCAAACAAACCCTCCATTTCAGCTTCCCTAGTCTTCCTCAGAGATGTAACATCATTATGTACCATCTCCACAAGCTTGTTAATAGCATTCCTCCTAAAAACCTCAGTAGGATCCTCCGTATGAGTAGGACGCGAAGGCGAATAAGGCGAAGGAGGGTAATTATTCCTAGCAGGATGGGGATACCCAGATGAAGAAGCATTTGCAAAATTAGAACTTTGATTGATATTCGGATTAGGATGATGATTTTGATGAGGGTTATGATTAGGGTTATTATTAGGGTTATGATTGGGATTGGGATTGGGATTAGGGTTGTTGTTACTAGTTCTACGTTGGGAATAAAGAGGAGGGTCACGACCAAATACAAGACTCAAAGAGAGAACAAGATCAACCAAATTGGAGCTAGGGTAGATCCAATTATGCAAATACGGAACAGAAACAAGGCCAGAAGGGTTAACATGAGGGTGAGGGCGTTTGATGATCATGTCTCTGGTAGGGTTAACATAGACACAAGGAGGGTGACGAGGGTACGATTCCATGAGCCAGATAACAACAGGGATGTTGTAGGTAACAGATTGGTACGTCATGGGTATGGTTCCATCGGCTTGGAGGAGGTTAACGGTGCGGCCATCGTTGTGAGTGAAGGTAGCGGTTTTGGGTTCAAGGGAAGGGAAGGTTGTGAGGAGAGAGATCAAGTGTTGACGGATGAGCCATTTGGTGTCTTCGGAGTAGGGGACGGCGGATGGGCCACGCTGGGAGAGGACGGAGCTGAGGAATTGTTGGGTTTCTTGGGGGTTCGGCGGTTGTGTCGCCGGTGGAACCATGGTTGGTGATTGGAGAATTGGAAAGAGAAAGTTGAGAAATTGagaattggaagaagaaaatggTTTGAGGAAGGTGAAGTGAAGGAAAAGGTAGCTTAGAGAGGTGGGTATGGGTTACGCGTGATTCAGTCGACGGTGCTTCCACGGAAATAGATTTCATGCGGTAATTGCATCATTTGCTTTTTAATCTTGAATCTTCCATTttgaacaaaataaataaattaccaAAAAGATGAAAAACTACTATGATAGGTGCccataaataattaaagattttttttaattatactttaaaatattattaatgtaTAATTGTATTTGACGCTAggtttaaataagtttttagtccctacaaataTATCATTATTCGTTTTTAGTTCTTGGAAACATATCATTCAAGGTTTGGTCCTTTAAATATTTTTCGTCTCTATCTTTCATTCCTCCCTTTAGTTCTTAGTAACGGAGCATTACGTGGCATTGCTATTGTGGAATTTCTTTTGATTTGTATTACCATCGTGTAAATATATGAATTGCCAAACTTTAGGTCGATAGAAATGATATGAAACAACACTCAAATAATTCAAGTATTATACACTTAAACCAATTTGCCCTAGTCGTCGTCTTCTACAAGTTGATGGTGAAAGCGTTGAAGGTCAATCTACTTTTGGTGGTTACGGTGGTCCCTTGCATGTAAAAGTGTTGTTGTCGGTTTCCTATTGTTGAAACATCAAGCATTGTGGTCTCAGGTTTGTCCTTTTCATCCCTTTATTTATTAGGTGTTGTGGTCTCGGATTGTGTGTTTCTCCTTCTTTATTCATCTCTTGCTAATGACATAAACATgtattgtattgttgaatgtcaTATGTGTGGTCATTTTCCTTGTATTGTTTATTGTCTATGTGTGTGGTCCCTTACCTTTGACCTAAATTGAAAACATGTTGACTGAATGTATATTATTGTATAGGAAATGAGTAACTTTAAGGTAGTTTTTTTACATAAAGGGTTGCTTAGAAAGAGACCATGTTTGAGTGGATAAGGAATTACTTAATGGGAAGGTTTGCAACCCTTAGGGATAAGGTATATAAGTATAATGGTTAGATTATGACCAAACCACTTACACCGAGAAATATAAAAAAGTGCTAGTTGGTTGGCAACATATGCATGTAGGTTAACCTTTCAAGTCACCCATGTCCTATTTACTGGCAGCTTTGTAGTGGACTTGACTAACAAACATGTACATGTAATTACTGGTCTTTAGTTGGGATACCGTGTAGACATGGTATAGCTACAATCTATAGGAAAGCAGATAAGCCCATTAAGTATGTTCGTGAATTCTAACATAAGAACACTTACAAAAAGTTCTATAGTGAAGTCATCACCTCTTAAATGGCCAAAATAAGTGGCCtagtgttgaaagagtattgtggtgtacttttcgtttatatcgtatccacagggat contains:
- the LOC131602218 gene encoding protein ELC-like gives rise to the protein MVPPATQPPNPQETQQFLSSVLSQRGPSAVPYSEDTKWLIRQHLISLLTTFPSLEPKTATFTHNDGRTVNLLQADGTIPMTYQSVTYNIPVVIWLMESYPRHPPCVYVNPTRDMIIKRPHPHVNPSGLVSVPYLHNWIYPSSNLVDLVLSLSLVFGRDPPLYSQRRTSNNNPNPNPNPNHNPNNNPNHNPHQNHHPNPNINQSSNFANASSSGYPHPARNNYPPSPYSPSRPTHTEDPTEVFRRNAINKLVEMVHNDVTSLRKTREAEMEGLFGLQGVLKQREEVLDKGVREMREEMEGLEQQLQMVLMNTDVLEGWLRDNQGKKLESLENVEDAFECVDVLSKQMLDCTAADLAIEDTLYALDKGVQVGAVPFDQYLRSVRVLSREQFFHRATAAKVRAAQLQAQVATIAARSHHYGS
- the LOC131607135 gene encoding uncharacterized protein LOC131607135, which produces MLRRVIQQSRKFHRSIANGYSSISPCHYSSSTISIDRSSLHNPPEHSHQPTSDSELLKHLKGIIKFRGGPISLGEYMSEVLTNPKAGYYINRDVFGAEGDFITSPEVSQMFGEMVGVWVMCLWEQMGRPERVNLVELGPGRGTLMADLLRGASKFKNFTESLHVHLVECSPALKSLQHKNLKCVDEENADEDTDKRTVSTLVGTPVSWHATLEQVPSGSPTIIIAHEFFDALPVHQFQKATRGWCEKMVDVADDSSLRFVLSPHPTPATLYLLKRVKWAATEEIAKLNQIEICPKAMDLTQTIVERISSDGGGALIIDYGLDGVVSDSLQAIRKHKFVNLLDDPGSADLSAYVDFDSIRHSAEEASEEVSVHGPMTQSQFLGALGINFRVESLLQNCTEEQAESLRTGYWRLVGDGEAPFWERDEDNAPIGMGNRYKAMVIVNKNQGAPVPFQ